A section of the Festucalex cinctus isolate MCC-2025b chromosome 7, RoL_Fcin_1.0, whole genome shotgun sequence genome encodes:
- the LOC144021878 gene encoding uncharacterized protein LOC144021878 isoform X2, producing the protein MARPLGGGANDATRFLTSGVVPSSPTANTPAFTAASQADWAAKRLVWVPSDKHGFESASIKEERGDEVVVELSDSQKLLTLSREDVQRMNPPRFSKVEDMADLTCLNEASVLHNLRERYYSGLIYTYSGLFCVVVNPYKNLPIYTESIVEMYRGKKRHEMPPHIYAISEAAYRSMLQDREDQSILCTGESGAGKTENTKKVIQYLAHVASSHKGATPRSKDALQMDGSRSLTRGTTVVNKGELERQLLQANPILEAFGNAKTTKNDNSSRFGKFIRINFDVAGYIVGANIETYLLEKSRATRQAKDERTFHIFYQMLHGASEATKSDLLLGTADEYRFLSGGSIAVPGQSDAENFTQTMDSMAIMGFNPDELMSMLKVISAVLQFGNITFTKDKNHDQASMPDNTAAQKLCHLLGINVLEFTRAILTPRIKVGREYVQKAQTKEQADFAVEALAKATYERLFRWLVHRVNRALDRRQRQGASFIGILDIAGFEIFLLNSFEQLCINYTNEKLQQLFNHTMFILEQEEYQREGIEWNFIDFGLDLQPCIDLIERPANPPGVLALLDEECWFPRATDQSFVEKLTSQQGSHPKFFKSKQPRGESDFSIIHYAGKVDYKANDWLVKNMDPLNDNVASLLHQSSDHFVSELWKEDIQTLPRVYFFDSYTTLQANGSDMDRIIGLDQVSSSSESSGPVTFGASGLKTKKGMFRTVGQLYKESLAKLMATLRNTNPNFLRCIIPNHEKRAGKLAPHLVLDQLRCNGVLEGIRICRQGFPNRIPFQEFRQRYEILTPNAIPRTFMDGKQASELMIKALELDPNLFRVGQSKVFFRAGVLAHLEEERDLKITDTIIRFQSAARGYLARKAFTKKQQQLSALRVMQRNCHAYLILKNWKWWRLFTKVKPLLQVTRQDEEIQVRESELLKAKERLARVEQDFTDLDKKHILLMEEKAVLADQLQAEAELFAEAEEMRSRLANRKQELEDVLTELESRLEEEEERGVQMTNEKKKMQQNIQDLEEQLEEEESARQRLLLEKVSLETKVKSQDNDLLSVAEQRDRLTKEKKQLEERLNELTEHLTEEEEKSKSLNKLKNKQEAIIADLEDRLKREEQGRLEQEKWKRKMETEAIEAQEQLSDMGLVSGELKGTLTQKEKEITAIQSRLEEEGARRSEAQRSMREAMSQVSELKEEVENERGMRERAEKQRRDLSEELEALRTELEDTLDTTAAQQELRSRREVELNDLQRCVEDETRRHEAQLSELRVKHSAAIDNLQEQLDNSKRARQSLDKAKMVLDEEKQSLSMELKGLQASRTESDRGRKRAESQLQELNMRLSQADQEKVEREEKVHKLQNEIDSLSSNLSSFDSKSLRLSKEVSSLESQLHDAQEFLQEETHQKLALAARTRALEEERNGLMERLEEEEEKSRELTRQIQTQTQQLTEMRKQSEEVNTAAESSEESRRKLQRELDGAVQREKQREEEKDRVERQRERLREEIEDMTLALQRERQNCTALEKRQKKFDQCLAEEKAVSTRLAEEKDRAEADSRDKETRYLALSRALQEAQDQRDELERSNKQLRMEMEQLVNQQDDVGKNVHELERTRRALETEASSLRSQTLDLEEELTEAENSRLRLEVTLQALKAQFEREISSNEEKGEEKRRALSKQVRELEMQLEEERSQRSQAVLTKKQLEAELQDSEAQVETSSRSKEEAVKHLRKLQSQLKEALRELDEAKITRDEVISQSKDNDKKIQTLEAEVLQLTEELAVSDRQRRQAQQERDEMADDMVNNSSGKTALFEEKRRLEMRISQLEEELEEEQTNAELLSERQRKMAMQVETMTVQLQGERTLAQKAEAAREQLDRHNKDMKMRLEELEGTVRGKHRLSVAALETKIESMEEQLEQERQERAIANKLVRKTEKKLKEVMMQAEDERRHADQYRDQLDKSMVRLRQLKRQLEEVEEENSRSNAQKRKLQRDLEELTENSQSRMREITTLRNQLSVPEWRPEQRAPLPLTMRGRRALVDDYSLENSDSEEPPASPTPSLGLPRTPTPSSEHNLDPNPPPYSVNNIHQ; encoded by the exons CGGCGAGTCGGGCGCAGGCAAAACAGAAAACACGAAGAAAGTCATTCAGTATCTGGCTCATGTCGCATCCTCTCACAAGGGTGCGACTCCCAGGAGCAAAGATGCTTTACAG ATGGATGGCTCTCGCTCCTTAACCAGGGGCACCACTGTCGTGAACAAG GGCGAGCTGGAGAGACAGCTGCTGCAAGCTAACCCCATACTGGAGGCCTTCGGTAACGCAAAAACCACCAAGAATGACAATTCTTCAAGATTT GGTAAATTCATCCGCATCAATTTTGATGTGGCGGGTTACATTGTTGGTGCCAACATTGAGACCT ACCTCCTGGAAAAGTCCCGGGCCACCCGTCAGGCCAAAGATGAGCGAACATTCCACATCTTTTACCAGATGTTACATGGAGCTTCAGAAGCAACTAAAT CTGACTTGCTCTTAGGAACTGCCGACGAGTACCGCTTTCTCAGCGGAGGTTCCATAGCTGTTCCTGGTCAGAGTGACGCCGAGAACTTCACCCAGACCATGGACTCAATGGCCATCATGGGCTTCAACCCGGACGAGCTGATGT CCATGCTGAAGGTGATCTCTGCCGTGCTCCAGTTCGGAAACATTACCTTCACAAAGGACAAGAACCACGATCAGGCGTCCATGCCTGACAACACGGCGGCTCAGAAActgtgccacctgctgggtaTCAACGTGCTGGAGTTCACCCGAGCCATCCTGACGCCGAGGATCAAAGTGGGTCGGGAGTACGTGCAGAAGGCCCAAACAAAAGAACAG GCTGACTTTGCCGTTGAGGCCCTGGCCAAGGCAACGTACGAGCGCCTGTTCAGGTGGTTGGTGCACAGAGTCAACAGAGCTCTGGACCGCAGGCAGAGACAGGGCGCCTCGTTCATCGGCATCCTGGATATCGCCGGATTCGAGATTTTCCTG CTGAACTCCTTTGAGCAGCTGTGCATCAACTACACCAACGAGAAGCTGCAGCAGCTCTTCAACCACACCATGTTCATCCTGGAGCAGGAGGAGTACCAGCGAGAAGGCATCGAGTGGAACTTTATCGACTTTGGCCTCGACTTGCAGCCGTGCATTGATCTCATCGAAAGACCG GCCAACCCGCCTGGTGTTCTGGCCCTGCTGGACGAAGAGTGCTGGTTCCCTCGAGCTACAGACCAGTCGTTTGTGGAAAAGCTGACCAGTCAGCAAGGCAGCCATCCCAAATTCTTCAAATCCAAGCAACCGCGCGGCGAGTCCGACTTTTCTATCATCCACTACGCTGGCAAG GTTGACTACAAGGCTAATGACTGGTTGGTAAAGAACATGGACCCCCTGAACGACAACGTGGCATCTCTCCTCCACCAGTCGTCTGACCATTTTGTCTCCGAGTTGTGGAAGGAGG ATATTCAAACTCTACCTCGTGTCTACTTCTTTGACTCCTATACCACACTGCAGGCAAATGGCTCCGACA TGGACCGCATCATAGGCCTGGATCAGGTGTCGTCATCAAGTGAGAGCAGCGGGCCGGTCACCTTCGGCGCATCGGGTCTGAAGACCAAGAAGGGAATGTTCAGGACCGTGGGCCAGTTGTATAAAGAGTCCCTCGCCAAGCTGATGGCCACACTGAGGAATACCAACCCCAACTTCCTGCGCTGCATCATCCCCAACCATGAGAAGAGG GCCGGCAAGCTGGCACCACACTTAGTTTTGGACCAGCTAAGGTGCAACGGGGTCCTGGAGGGGATCCGTATCTGCCGGCAAGGCTTCCCTAACCGCATCCCGTTCCAGGAGTTCAGACAGAG ATACGAGATTCTGACTCCTAATGCTATTCCTCGCACCTTCATGGATGGAAAACAGGCGTCCGAACTTATG ATCAAGGCTTTGGAGCTGGATCCCAACCTGTTCCGCGTTGGCCAAAGCAAAGTGTTCTTCAGAGCCGGCGTGCTGGCTCACCTGGAGGAGGAACGAGACTTAAAAATCACAGACACCATCATACGCTTCCAAAGTGCAGCCAGAGGCTACCTTGCACGCAA AGCCTTCACGAAGAAACAGCAGCAGCTGAGCGCACTGAGAGTGATGCAGAGGAACTGTCATGCTTACCTCATACTCAAGAACTGGAAGTGGTGGCGGCTTTTCACAAAG GTGAAGCCGCTGCTGCAGGTGACCCGGCAGGATGAGGAAATCCAGGTGAGAGAATCGGAGCTGCTCAAGGCCAAGGAAAGACTTGCCCGAGTGGAGCAGGACTTCACCGACCTGGACAAGAAACACATTCTG CTGATGGAGGAGAAAGCGGTGCTGGCCGACCAGCTGCAGGCCGAGGCTGAGCTGTTTGCGGAAGCCGAGGAGATGCGGTCCAGGCTGGCCAATCGCAAGCAGGAGCTGGAGGACGTGCTCACCGAGCTTGAGAGCCgtttggaggaggaggaggagaggggcGTGCAGATGACAAACGAAAAGAAGAAAATGCAGCAGAACATTCAG GACCTGGAGGAACAACTTGAGGAAGAGGAAAGTGCCAGACAGCGCCTCTTGCTGGAGAAGGTCTCCCTGGAGACCAAAGTCAAAAGTCAGGATAATGACCTTCTGAGTGTAGCGGAGCAGAGAGATCGCCTCACCAAG GAGAAGAAGCAGCTGGAGGAGCGCCTGAACGAGTTGACCGAACACCtcacagaggaggaggagaagagcaAAAGTCTGAACAAACTCAAGAACAAACAAGAGGCCATCATTGCCGACCTAGAAG ATCGTCTCAAGCGTGAAGAGCAGGGTCGCTTGGAGCAGGAAAAGTGGAAGCGCAAGATGGAGACGGAGGCAATAGAAGCTCAAGAGCAGCTATCCGACATGGGCCTCGTCTCTGGCGAGCTGAAGGGCACCCTGACCCAGAAGGAAAAAGAAATAACCGCCATTCAGAGCCG GTTGGAGGAGGAAGGCGCGCGGCGCTCAGAAGCGCAGAGGTCAATGAGGGAAGCCATGTCCCAGGTGTCCGAGCTGAAGGAGGAAGTGGAGAACGAGCGAGGGATGAGAGAGCGGGCTGAGAAACAGAGGCGAGACCTCAGCGAGGAGCTGGAGGCTTTGAGGACCGAGCTGGAGGACACCCTCGACACCACCGCCGCCCAGCAGGAGCTCAG GTCCCGTCGGGAGGTGGAGTTAAACGACCTCCAGCGTTGCGTGGAAGATGAGACGCGCCGCCACGAGGCCCAACTGTCGGAGCTCAGAGTCAAGCACAGCGCCGCCATAGACAATCTTCAGGAGCAGCTGGACAACAGCAAGAGG GCGCGTCAGTCGTTGGACAAGGCCAAGATGGTGCTGGACGAAGAGAAGCAGAGTTTGAGTATGGAGCTGAAGGGCCTCCAGGCGAGCCGCACGGAGAGCGACCGAGGACGCAAGCGGGCTGAAAGTCAGCTGCAGGAGCTCAACATGCGCCTCTCTCAGGCCGACCAAGAGAAGGTGGAAAGAGAGGAGAAAGTGCACAAGCTGCAG AATGAAATTGACTCTCTGTCCAGCAATTTGTCGTCCTTTGACAGCAAATCCCTACGTCTGTCTAAAGAAGTCAGCAGTCTGGAGAGCCAGCTTCATGACGCACAg GAATTCTTGCAGGAGGAGACGCACCAGAAGTTGGCTCTGGCTGCTAGAACACGAGCgctggaggaggagaggaaCGGCCTAATGGAGAGactggaggaggaagaggaaaaatCCAGGGAGCTGACCCGGCAGATTCAGACTCAAACTCAGCAG CTGACCGAGATGCGCAAACAGTCGGAGGAGGTGAACACGGCGGCGGAGAGCAGCGAGGAGTCCCGCAGGAAGCTGCAGAGAGAGCTGGACGGCGCCGTCCAGAGGGAGAAGCAGCGAGAGGAGGAGAAGGATCGTGTGGAGAGGCAGCGGGAGCGTCTCAGGGAGGAGATCGAGGACATGACTCTTGCCCTGCAGCGGGAGAGGCAGAACTGCACAGCTCTCGAGAAGCGGCAGAAGAAGTTTGACCAG TGTCTGGCCGAGGAGAAGGCGGTGAGCACTCGTCTGGCTGAGGAGAAGGACCGAGCAGAAGCTGACAGTCGAGACAAGGAGACGCGTTATCTTGCCTTGTCCAGAGCGCTTCAG gaagcccaagaccagCGGGACGAGCTGGAGAGATCCAACAAGCAGCTTCGCATGGAAATGGAACAGCTCGTCAACCAGCAGGATGATGTGGGAAAGAAC GTGCACGAGCTAGAGAGGACCCGCAGGGCTCTGGAGACAGAAGCCAGCAGCCTCCGTAGTCAGACGCTGGATCTGGAGGAGGAGCTGACGGAGGCGGAGAACTCCAGGCTGAGGCTGGAGGTCACCCTGCAGGCGCTCAAGGCTCAGTTCGAGAGGGAGATCAGCAGCAACGAGGAGAAAGGCGAGGAGAAGAGGAGGGCCCTCAGCAAGCAG GTGCGGGAGCTAGAGATGCAGCTGGAGGAGGAACGCAGTCAGCGCTCCCAGGCCGTGCTAACCAAGAAACAGCTGGAAGCGGAGCTGCAGGACTCCGAGGCTCAGGTGGAAACGTCCAGCCGCAGCAAGGAGGAGGCCGTCAAGCATCTGCGGAAGCTGCAG AGTCAACTCAAGGAGGCGCTCCGAGAGCTGGATGAGGCCAAGATTACGCGAGACGAAGTCATATCGCAGTCCAAAGACAACGATAAGAAAATCCAAACCCTGGAGGCCGAagtcctgcagctcactgag GAGCTAGCCGTGTCCGACCGGCAGAGGAGACAGGCTCAGCAGGAGCGAGACGAAATGGCCGACGACATGGTCAACAACAGCTCCGGAAA GACAGCGCTATTTGAAGAGAAGCGCCGGTTAGAGATGCGAATCAGCCAGCTGGAGgaggagctggaggaggagcAGACCAATGCTGAGCTTCTGTCCGAGAGACAAAGAAAGATGGCGATGCAG GTGGAGACGATGACCGTGCAGCTGCAGGGCGAGAGGACCCTGGCCCAGAAGGCGGAGGCGGCGCGGGAGCAGCTGGATCGCCATAACAAGGACATGAAGATGCGGCTGGAGGAGCTGGAGGGAACCGTCAGGGGGAAACACCGGCTCAGTGTCGCCGCCCTGGAGACGAAGATCGAATCGATGGAGGAGCAACTGGAACAAGAGAGACA AGAGCGGGCCATTGCCAACAAGCTGGTGAGGAAGACAGAGAAGAAACTGAAGGAGGTTATGATGCAGGCTGAAGACGAGAGGAGGCATGCCGATCAGTACAGAGACCAG CTGGACAAGTCCATGGTGCGCCTCAGGCAGCTGAAGCGTCAGCTGGAAGAAGTGGAGGAGGAGAACTCGCGTTCCAACGCGCAGAAGAGGAAGCTGCAGCGAGACCTGGAGGAGCTGACGGAAAACAGCCAAAGCAGGATGCGCGAGATCACCACCCTGCGCAACCAGCTCAG CGTCCCTGAATGGAGACCAGAGCA ACGTGCTCCGTTGCCGCTGACGATGCGCGGACGGCGAGCTCTGGTGGACGACTACTCGTTGGAAAACTCGGATTCCGAGGAGCCGCCCGCCTCCCCCACACCTTCTCTGGGACTGCCCCGAACCCCCACCCCGTCCTCGGAGCACAACCTGGACCCCAACCCGCCCCCCTACAGTGTCAACAACATACACCAATGA